From Methylobacterium radiodurans, a single genomic window includes:
- a CDS encoding DUF5666 domain-containing protein, whose translation MARDHRPHVRPSRRLVLGLLAGAALLPGRLPAQEAPVRDQGIGGTGARPTDAPGEGDRGIGGTGVIGTIRRFGSIVVNDLRIGYPDDVAVHIDGAPARASDLRIGHVVRVVARLAGGGSAGGLTTRRIDVTSEVVGPVQAVGRNSLTVLGQRVATGTAGGVWTIGQRVAVSGLRRPDGVVVASLIEPRAAGPDRVAGPVRRGGDGALRIGGLRLTGAGPLPVGRRAAVAGRLRDGGLAVTDAAEAGLPPGIRTASIEAYIGRREGGMTLGSGLPVSGAPGADLPRSGAVRAVLTTEVAGDGRLTIERLRVEDRLAPVREPPLREPGRFEGPGFQRDRLDLRGLPGHGPGGVPGPEGAGPGPGLRIDTRPPGAGTVGPGGFGPPGGFGGPGGPGGGPGGNPGGFGGPGGPGGGFGGPGGGGPGFGGGGPGGFGGGRR comes from the coding sequence GTGGCGCGCGACCATCGTCCACATGTTCGCCCGAGCCGCCGGCTCGTTCTCGGCCTCCTCGCCGGCGCGGCCCTCCTGCCCGGGCGCCTGCCGGCGCAGGAGGCGCCGGTTCGCGATCAGGGCATCGGCGGCACGGGGGCCCGCCCGACCGACGCGCCCGGCGAGGGCGACCGCGGCATCGGCGGCACGGGGGTGATCGGCACGATCCGGCGCTTCGGCTCGATCGTGGTGAACGACCTGCGCATCGGCTACCCGGACGACGTCGCGGTGCATATCGACGGCGCGCCGGCCCGGGCGTCCGACCTGCGCATCGGCCACGTGGTGCGGGTGGTGGCCCGGCTCGCGGGCGGCGGGTCCGCTGGCGGACTGACCACCCGGCGCATCGACGTGACGAGCGAGGTGGTGGGCCCCGTCCAGGCGGTCGGCCGCAACAGCCTGACGGTGCTGGGCCAGCGCGTCGCGACCGGCACGGCGGGGGGCGTCTGGACGATCGGCCAGCGCGTCGCGGTGAGCGGCCTGCGCCGCCCGGACGGCGTCGTGGTGGCGAGCCTAATCGAGCCCCGCGCGGCGGGCCCGGACCGGGTCGCCGGTCCGGTCCGGCGGGGGGGCGACGGCGCGCTGCGGATCGGCGGCCTGCGGCTCACGGGCGCCGGGCCCCTGCCGGTGGGGCGCCGCGCCGCGGTCGCTGGGCGACTGCGGGACGGCGGGCTCGCGGTGACCGACGCCGCCGAGGCTGGCCTGCCCCCAGGCATCCGGACCGCCTCGATCGAGGCCTATATCGGCCGGCGCGAGGGGGGCATGACCCTGGGCTCAGGCCTGCCCGTCTCGGGCGCGCCGGGCGCGGACCTGCCCCGGTCCGGCGCGGTCCGGGCGGTGCTCACCACGGAGGTGGCGGGCGACGGGCGCCTGACGATCGAGCGCTTGCGCGTCGAGGACCGGCTCGCCCCGGTGCGCGAGCCCCCGCTTCGCGAGCCCGGACGCTTCGAGGGGCCGGGCTTCCAGCGCGACCGGCTCGACCTGCGCGGCCTACCGGGCCACGGCCCGGGAGGCGTCCCGGGACCGGAGGGCGCGGGGCCCGGGCCGGGGCTGCGCATCGATACGCGCCCGCCCGGCGCCGGCACGGTGGGACCCGGCGGCTTCGGACCGCCCGGCGGCTTCGGCGGGCCGGGTGGCCCAGGGGGAGGGCCCGGGGGCAATCCGGGCGGCTTCGGAGGACCCGGCGGTCCCGGAGGCGGCTTCGGCGGCCCCGGTGGTGGCGGGCCGGGCTTCGGCGGTGGCGGGCCGGGCGGCTTCGGTGGCGGCCGACGCTGA
- a CDS encoding DUF6502 family protein, with product MSDEIASSEGAALHAPVARLLRPLVRLFVARGITFPALTNLLRELYVNVAEYDFALPGKEQTDSRVSLLTGIHRKEVRRLRGAGAPVSAVPAVVSRTSRIIARWLADPRFTDAQGRPLPLPRSGPGDAASFEALVSGITRDLRPRAVLDEWLDRGLAHLDADDRVVLAEAAYVPKGGGEPQLYYFGRNLHDHIAASVANIVGEAPRFLERAVHYDGLSEDLARRLEARAREIAMEALQQANREAHAACQTDPGGNHRWNFGLYVYAEAAPPPAPPGTV from the coding sequence ATGTCGGACGAGATCGCATCCTCGGAGGGCGCGGCCCTGCATGCGCCGGTCGCGCGCCTGCTGCGCCCGCTCGTGCGCCTGTTCGTGGCCCGCGGCATCACCTTCCCGGCGCTGACGAATCTGCTGCGCGAACTCTACGTGAACGTGGCCGAGTACGACTTCGCTCTCCCCGGCAAGGAGCAGACGGACAGCCGCGTCTCGCTGCTCACCGGCATCCACCGCAAGGAGGTGCGGCGCCTTCGCGGCGCGGGCGCCCCGGTGAGCGCGGTGCCGGCCGTGGTCTCACGCACGAGCCGGATCATCGCCCGTTGGCTGGCCGACCCGCGATTCACGGACGCCCAGGGCCGGCCACTGCCGCTGCCCCGCTCGGGCCCCGGCGATGCGGCCTCCTTCGAGGCCCTGGTCTCCGGCATCACCCGGGACCTGCGCCCGCGCGCCGTGCTCGACGAGTGGCTCGACCGGGGCTTGGCGCACCTCGACGCAGACGACCGCGTCGTGCTGGCGGAAGCCGCCTACGTGCCCAAGGGCGGCGGCGAACCGCAACTCTACTATTTCGGCCGCAACCTGCACGACCATATCGCGGCGAGCGTCGCCAACATCGTCGGCGAGGCTCCCCGCTTTCTGGAGCGGGCGGTGCATTACGACGGGCTCTCGGAGGATCTCGCCCGGCGCCTGGAGGCGCGAGCCCGCGAGATCGCCATGGAGGCGCTGCAACAGGCCAACCGCGAGGCCCACGCCGCCTGCCAGACGGATCCCGGCGGCAACCACCGCTGGAATTTCGGCCTCTACGTCTACGCCGAGGCGGCGCCCCCGCCCGCGCCTCCCGGAACCGTTTGA
- a CDS encoding outer membrane protein — translation MLRTLPAALAGLAALTCAAGAADLPRRAVPPPPLPSLPVFTWTGLYVGVNAGYGFGGGSGFTDPTYGTATGGGSRGGFVGGGQIGYNYQLTPGAGWVLGVEADIQGTAFAKADATYLGTAPYYSVRPSLDYFGTVRGRIGYAFDRVLVYGTGGFAYGGGARGAYAATYPYTLPESFRTGYAVGGGVEYAFTEKLSAKIEGLYVNLRRSFSGATFYDASTAAYYGGGRDAGDFGLVRAGLNYRF, via the coding sequence ATGCTGAGAACCCTTCCGGCCGCCCTCGCGGGCTTGGCTGCGCTGACCTGCGCGGCGGGCGCCGCCGACCTGCCCCGGCGCGCCGTACCCCCGCCGCCGCTGCCGAGCCTGCCGGTCTTCACCTGGACCGGGCTCTATGTCGGCGTGAATGCGGGCTACGGCTTCGGCGGCGGCAGCGGCTTCACCGACCCGACCTACGGCACCGCTACGGGCGGCGGCAGCCGCGGCGGCTTCGTCGGCGGCGGCCAGATCGGCTACAATTACCAGCTCACGCCGGGCGCCGGCTGGGTGCTGGGCGTCGAGGCCGACATCCAGGGCACGGCTTTCGCCAAGGCGGATGCGACCTATCTGGGGACCGCGCCGTACTACAGCGTGCGGCCGAGCCTGGACTATTTCGGCACGGTGCGCGGCCGGATCGGCTACGCCTTCGACCGGGTGCTGGTCTACGGCACCGGCGGCTTCGCCTATGGCGGCGGCGCGCGCGGCGCCTACGCGGCGACCTACCCCTACACCTTGCCGGAGAGCTTCCGCACCGGATACGCGGTCGGCGGCGGCGTCGAGTACGCCTTCACGGAGAAACTCTCGGCCAAGATCGAGGGTCTCTACGTGAACCTGCGCCGCAGCTTCTCGGGCGCGACCTTCTACGACGCCAGCACCGCGGCCTATTACGGCGGCGGCCGCGATGCGGGCGATTTCGGTCTCGTGCGCGCCGGCCTGAACTACCGCTTCTAA
- the grpE gene encoding nucleotide exchange factor GrpE, producing MQQDDPRRNQAADGAAPRAEPQAGGDADAAQQPEANPHGEALAALTAERDEFKDRALRTLAEMENLRRRTEREVADARTYAVTNFARDVLNVADNIRRALESVPAEARASADGALKGLIEGIELTERDLAKTLERHGVKAVEPQGQRFDPNRHQAMFEVPNTEVPNGTVVQVVQSGYVIGDRVLRPALVGVSKGGPKAGPNPADA from the coding sequence ATGCAGCAGGACGACCCGCGCCGGAACCAGGCCGCGGACGGCGCCGCGCCCCGGGCCGAGCCTCAGGCGGGGGGCGATGCCGACGCGGCCCAGCAGCCCGAGGCGAACCCGCACGGCGAGGCCCTCGCCGCACTGACGGCCGAGCGCGACGAGTTCAAGGACCGCGCGCTGCGCACGCTTGCCGAGATGGAGAACCTGCGTCGCCGCACCGAGCGTGAGGTCGCGGACGCGCGCACCTACGCGGTGACGAACTTCGCCCGCGACGTTCTCAACGTGGCTGACAACATCCGCCGCGCCCTGGAGAGCGTGCCGGCCGAGGCCCGTGCGAGTGCCGACGGCGCCCTGAAGGGGCTGATCGAGGGCATCGAGCTGACTGAGCGCGACCTCGCCAAGACTCTGGAGCGGCACGGCGTGAAAGCGGTCGAGCCGCAAGGGCAGCGCTTCGACCCGAACCGCCATCAGGCGATGTTCGAGGTGCCGAACACGGAGGTGCCCAACGGCACCGTGGTGCAGGTGGTGCAGTCCGGCTACGTCATCGGCGATCGGGTGCTGCGCCCGGCCCTGGTGGGCGTCTCGAAGGGTGGGCCGAAGGCTGGGCCCAACCCCGCCGACGCCTGA